AAAGCAAAAAGAACAACGTAAAAAACAAAGTGTTGTTACTGTGAAAGAAGTTCGTCTGAGTCCAACTATTGACAAGGGTGACTTTGACACAAAACTTCGCAATGCACGCAAGTTCCTTGAAAAAGGAAATAAAGTTAAGGTATCCATTCGCTTTAAAGGGCGTATGATCACCCATAAAGAGATTGGTGCAAAAGTTTTAGCCGAGTTTGCTGAAGCAACACAAGATATTGCGATCATCGAACAACGAGCTAAGATGGATGGACGCCAAATGTTCATGCAGTTGGCGCCAGCAACTGACAAAAAATAATTGTCAGAAAGTTAAATAAAGGAGAAAAAATCATGCCAAAACAAAAAACACACCGCGCATCAGCTAAACGTTTCAAACGTACAGGTTCTGGTGGACTTAAACGTTTCCGTGCTTACACTTCTCACCGTTTCCACGGAAAAACTAAGAAACAACGTCGTCATCTTCGTAAAGCATCTATGGTGCATTCAGGAGATTTCAAACGTATCAAAGCAATGCTTACTCGCTTGAAATAATAGCCTAACAGTAAGTAAACAATTCTAGGAAATATTTGGAGGAAATAAAACATGGCACGTGTTAAAGGTGGCGTTGTATCACGCAAACGTCGTAAACGTATTCTTAAATTAGCAAAAGGTTACTATGGAGCTAAACACATCTTGTTCCGTACTGCAAAAGAACAAGTAATGAACTCTTACTACTATGCATACCGTGACCGTCGTCAGAAAAAACGTGACTTCCGTAAATTGTGGATCACTCGTATCAATGCGGCAGCTCGTTTGAACGGACTTTCATACTCACAATTGATGCATGGTTTGAAATTGGCTGAAATCGAAGTTAACCGTAAAATGCTTGCTGACTTGGCTGTTAACGATGCAGCAGCTTTCACAGCTCTTGCAGATGCAGCTAAAGCAAAACTTGGTAAATAATGACAAACTGTTTCATTCTTACTCTCGTGGTTTTTACCGCAAGAGTAGGGTGAAACTTTTTTATTTTCCTTAAACGATTTTCTATTTTAGAGAGTAAATCACAGATTTTTTCAAAGAAAATAGGATATTTCTTGTATAATAGGAATATCTAAAAGATTTGGAGTTAGAAGAAGATGATAGTAGGTATTGATTTAGGAACGACTAATTCTTTAGTAGGGGTATACCAAGATGGCCAGGTTAAGCTGATTCCCAATGCTTTTGGTGAGTATTTAACTCCTTCTGTTGTGGCTTTAGATGACAATGATGAGATTATAGTTGGAAAAATTGCCAAGGAACGCTTGGTGACCCACCCAGATAAGACGGTTTCTCAGTTCAAGCGTTTTATGGGGACCAAGCATGAATTGACACTAGGAAATCGAGCATATAAGGCTGAAGAATTAAGCTCTTTTATCATTCGAAAGTTGGTAGACGATGCAGAGACTTATCTTGGAGAAAAGGTCGAGGAAGTGATTGTTAGTGTTCCAGCCTATTTCAATGATGCTCAACGTTATGCGACCAAACTAGCAGGGAAATTTGCTGGAGTTCAGATTGATCGGATTATCAATGAACCTTCCGCAGCGGCTCTTGCTAAAAGATCTGTGGTAAACCAAGAAGATCAATCTTTTATTGTGGTCGATTTTGGTGGTGGTACTCTGGATATTTCAGTTGTGGAGCTTTTTGATAATATCGTCGAAATCGTGTCGATCGCAGGGGACAATCGTTTGGGAGGAGAAGACTTCACTTCGGCTATTGCTGAGGAATTTTTAGTCTCCAATCAATTAACCAAGGATTCGATTTCCCGAGAATTTTATAGCAAAATTCTGGTACAGGCTGAAAAGACTAAGCTAGAACTCAATAGTAAAGAAGAAGTGAAGATGACAGTTCTGGACCAAGATCAGGAATACACTCTAGACTTGAGCTACCAGCGTTTTTATGAGCTTTGTCAACCTCTGCTAGCCCGTGTTAAGGCTGTTTTGGACCGTGCCTTAATGGACGCACGCTATAGCTATGTATCATCAGATAACTTTGTTCTTGTTGGGGGGACTTCGAAACTCCGCTTGGTTCAGGACTTTTTATCCTACTGTATCAATCAAGTGGTGCAGGTTTCGGATGATCCTGATCGGATGATTGCGAGAGGTTGTGCACTTCTAGCAGGTATCAAAGAACGCCAGGGTGAGATACGAGATTTATTACTGTCTGATATTTGTCCTTTTACACTGGGGATTGAGATAGTTGGAGACCGTTTTTCGCCGATTATTGAGCGAAATTCTACCCTACCTGCTTCACGCATTGAACAGTACTATACGGCTGAATTGGGACAGAGCCAAGTCAAGATAAAGGTCTATCAAGGTGAGATGATGAAGGCATCACAAAACCTGTTCCTAGGAGAATTAGAAGTTCCTGTCCCTGTGAATACTCGAGTAAATGAAAGTTTCACAGTTCGGTTTACCTATGATTTAAATGGAATTTTGGATGTCGAAGTGAAAATTGATTCAACACAGGAAGTCTTTAGTCATGTTATTCTCCAAGATAGTGTTACTCTGACAGAGAAGGAAATCAAGGCTAAGCAAGCAGAGTTGACTCGCTATAAGATCAATGCTCAAGAAACAGAGGTTTATCGTTTCTTGATTGAAAAAGCGAATCGTGTGTACAGTATGCTCTTGGGGAGAAGAAGAGATGAGCTAATGGCTGAAACTAGACGATTTGAAGAAGAGGTCAGTCAAGCATCTGTTTATCATTTGCCAAAACTTTATCAATCATTTTCAAACTATCTAGACTTCCTAGAGCGAGGACTGTAAAAGAGGAGACCTTATGAATATATGGGAAACTTTAGGGATAGAGCCAACGACTGACGTCAAGCTTATTAGAAGGCGTTATGCTGAACTGGTTCGGCTCTATCACCCAGAAGACCAATCAGAAATTTACCAAGAAATTGTTGAAGCGTACCAAAAAGCCTTGACTTATGCGAGGTCTAGAAATACAAGACCAGAAAATAGCCTAAGAAAAGCGAGTGACTCTCAAGAGGCTACTGAACTTGAAGAAGAGGCGAATGAAAAGACTAAGTCTAGTCTCAACTTTGAAAACTTGACTGAAGAAAGGAAAACTGAGAACGAAGAGTCTGAAACATCTAGTCTTGATTTCAGTGATTATCAGCAATCGACTGATAAAACCAGCAATTCCTTTAACTTTGAAACCTTTAAAGCAGAAGAGAATGAGCAAAAGTCCCCCCTTGACTTTAGTGACTATGATGAGGAAGTTCAGCTAAATGGAGATTCTGAAGAAAGAGCTAAGAATACCCTCAACTTTGAAACGTTTGGTGACGAAGAGAACCGTGGGCAAGAAGGAATAACAAGGTCTACTCTTGACTTTAGTGGTTATAATGAAGAAACTTATCTGATTCGAAATGCGATTGAAAGTATTGTTGGAAATGACGGTTATAACCAAGAGGAACAAGAGCATCTATGGCGTCAGTTCTTTCATCAGTATCAGTATGATATGGACATTGTTCAATCCGTTTTAGAGGAAATGGATGTTTATATTTTTAATAAACCAGAGCAATTCTCTATCCTCATTCCCTTGCTGGAAGATTATATACCTGACTTCCGACACTGGGGCTATTACTATAAATTGAAGTATTGGAAAGTTAAAAGAGCTATAGCAGAAGAGGAAGGCAGTTCGCTTGAAAGCGCACATGAAGCCACTGAAGAATTCTATTATTCTTATCAACTTTGCCAAGAAATTCTCCAAGATTTTAACAAAGCAAATCAATTGAGCTCCTGGATAGAGTTTTTCAAGCACCCTTATTTGGCCTTTATGGTCTTAGATCAAGTAAATCAGAATCGTCAAATAATCAAGAGTGTGCCCGTTTTAACCTATATCCTGGAAAAAAACCGACAAGTCATATTTGAAGAGGATTATCCACTCTTGAACGACTTGGCTGATTACTTAGAGGAAGTAAAAGAGGAGCTGGGAGAAAACGTTGACTTTAGTCATTACACTCTAGATAATCCGGATGAAGTTGAGGCAGCCTTCTATGAGTTGCTCCATGCTCACTATGAAGACGAGTATAAACTGTTACGTGATTGGCAATACCTTTTTGAATCAGTCAAAGATCACACGCTCCTACTTGATTTGTTAGAAAAGGTGGACGTCTATCCTTTAACCAATGCGAAAGTGTTAGCCCTTGTTTTCCAATTTGTGGAGCGTTATAGTGATGAGGAATCAAATCCTTACCTGAAGAAACTTCATTTCTGGAAGAGTATCCATTCTTATCCTTCAGTGGTAGAGGAGTATGCACTTAACAAAAAAGAAAATTTTGATTACTGGTACAATGAAGGTTATCTTTATATAGATAAGCTCACCAAGAGCGATGAAGATATCAATGATTGGGAGAAGTGGAGAAGCTACTTTAAAGGAAGACCACGCATTCTAACGATTTTACTTCAACAAATCTATAAGGAGTACCATCGATTTACAGATGGCGATCTCCTGAGATATGTTTTAGCTCCTTTTCCTACTTCTAAAACGGCTCCCCAAATGATGACGGAGGAGACAGACCAGAAACTAGAAGAGATGACAGTTTATGCCTATGAACTTAGTCATCCAAAGGCCAAGCTCTCTTATTTGGATTGGAAAAAAAGACAGGTATTTAATAATAAGTTTCTTCAGATTTTCTCTGGTCTCTTTACGATTGTAAGTTTGATACTCAGTATTATAGAGCGACCTGGTTATAATTCATGGGTTCATGCGGGTATGTT
The sequence above is a segment of the Streptococcus oralis ATCC 35037 genome. Coding sequences within it:
- the infC gene encoding translation initiation factor IF-3, encoding MKTIAKQDLFINDEIRVREVRLIGLEGEQLGIKPLSEAQALADSANVDLVLIQPQAKPPVAKIMDYGKFKFEYQKKQKEQRKKQSVVTVKEVRLSPTIDKGDFDTKLRNARKFLEKGNKVKVSIRFKGRMITHKEIGAKVLAEFAEATQDIAIIEQRAKMDGRQMFMQLAPATDKK
- the rpmI gene encoding 50S ribosomal protein L35: MPKQKTHRASAKRFKRTGSGGLKRFRAYTSHRFHGKTKKQRRHLRKASMVHSGDFKRIKAMLTRLK
- the rplT gene encoding 50S ribosomal protein L20, producing MARVKGGVVSRKRRKRILKLAKGYYGAKHILFRTAKEQVMNSYYYAYRDRRQKKRDFRKLWITRINAAARLNGLSYSQLMHGLKLAEIEVNRKMLADLAVNDAAAFTALADAAKAKLGK
- a CDS encoding molecular chaperone HscC — protein: MIVGIDLGTTNSLVGVYQDGQVKLIPNAFGEYLTPSVVALDDNDEIIVGKIAKERLVTHPDKTVSQFKRFMGTKHELTLGNRAYKAEELSSFIIRKLVDDAETYLGEKVEEVIVSVPAYFNDAQRYATKLAGKFAGVQIDRIINEPSAAALAKRSVVNQEDQSFIVVDFGGGTLDISVVELFDNIVEIVSIAGDNRLGGEDFTSAIAEEFLVSNQLTKDSISREFYSKILVQAEKTKLELNSKEEVKMTVLDQDQEYTLDLSYQRFYELCQPLLARVKAVLDRALMDARYSYVSSDNFVLVGGTSKLRLVQDFLSYCINQVVQVSDDPDRMIARGCALLAGIKERQGEIRDLLLSDICPFTLGIEIVGDRFSPIIERNSTLPASRIEQYYTAELGQSQVKIKVYQGEMMKASQNLFLGELEVPVPVNTRVNESFTVRFTYDLNGILDVEVKIDSTQEVFSHVILQDSVTLTEKEIKAKQAELTRYKINAQETEVYRFLIEKANRVYSMLLGRRRDELMAETRRFEEEVSQASVYHLPKLYQSFSNYLDFLERGL
- a CDS encoding J domain-containing protein, which codes for MNIWETLGIEPTTDVKLIRRRYAELVRLYHPEDQSEIYQEIVEAYQKALTYARSRNTRPENSLRKASDSQEATELEEEANEKTKSSLNFENLTEERKTENEESETSSLDFSDYQQSTDKTSNSFNFETFKAEENEQKSPLDFSDYDEEVQLNGDSEERAKNTLNFETFGDEENRGQEGITRSTLDFSGYNEETYLIRNAIESIVGNDGYNQEEQEHLWRQFFHQYQYDMDIVQSVLEEMDVYIFNKPEQFSILIPLLEDYIPDFRHWGYYYKLKYWKVKRAIAEEEGSSLESAHEATEEFYYSYQLCQEILQDFNKANQLSSWIEFFKHPYLAFMVLDQVNQNRQIIKSVPVLTYILEKNRQVIFEEDYPLLNDLADYLEEVKEELGENVDFSHYTLDNPDEVEAAFYELLHAHYEDEYKLLRDWQYLFESVKDHTLLLDLLEKVDVYPLTNAKVLALVFQFVERYSDEESNPYLKKLHFWKSIHSYPSVVEEYALNKKENFDYWYNEGYLYIDKLTKSDEDINDWEKWRSYFKGRPRILTILLQQIYKEYHRFTDGDLLRYVLAPFPTSKTAPQMMTEETDQKLEEMTVYAYELSHPKAKLSYLDWKKRQVFNNKFLQIFSGLFTIVSLILSIIERPGYNSWVHAGMFSLFYVYMLKLRKTPIEEGVTARGEKRKFYYSPHPWFLLILLLTLVIPSLPFGLIGALMFITFFSFIDGFQVSQGLKWDYSLDKLIPIGIFLSAGFLSALVNQSQTISGVAIAYFHIFAILMICLSFTRFSPGFPPSLKKIFIPAILGILLFQTLPYIHSRLDIFDPTILRNETLAITVILLLNGIALSYFTKEQSFMIGVKKVFMIYGLQIFIFLRRLFRILFAPNSVFGNNYHHKDLLIMNSEFTFYFLEGLFVLIMLFLIRNIRKENRKSSA